From the genome of Nasonia vitripennis strain AsymCx chromosome 1, Nvit_psr_1.1, whole genome shotgun sequence, one region includes:
- the LOC100117332 gene encoding retinol dehydrogenase 10, giving the protein MLTVRDESVISGATISSPSSAAWFYLSVEFLLGLGISGFLLFLSVVKSFLPKPPRDLTGDVVLVTGAASNLGSHLAEEFARGGCSVICVDDAGSDVEATATRLRSRYPGIERVGPQYRKHQDEDRPPRATSLAYSCDLWDREQIKALAKRVKQDIGRVDVLVTCAGNSEQGIFDTVSRTLMSHYWTVLAFLPSMLHRERAHVIGITPTVSTKDAYMSSKAAVAGLIESLGQQFSGRNNRLTFMTVAPKAEPSLLRQSEEEIAREVVRAVQRDLPCLSMSWGSKLFYRYSCRLYDGITTVTRWLDT; this is encoded by the exons ATGCTGACCGTAAGAGACGAGTCGGTGATATCGGGAGCAACGATCAGCAGTCCCTCGTCTGCTGCCTGGTTCTACCTGAGCGTCGAATTTCTCCTGGGCCTCGGCATTTCCGGATTCCTCCTCTTTCTCAGCGTCGTCAAGTCCTTTCTGCCGAAGCCTCCGCGCGATCTCACCGGGGATGTCGTATTG GTCACCGGCGCCGCTTCGAATCTGGGCAGTCACCTCGCCGAGGAATTCGCACGCGGCGGTTGTTCGGTCATCTGCGTCGACGATGCTGGAAGCGACGTCGAGGCGACGGCCACGAGACTGCGCTCCAGGTATCCAGGTATCGAGAGGGTCGGACCTCAGTACCGCAAACATCAGGACGAGGATCGACCTCCCAGAGCCACGAGTCTTGCCTACAGCTGCGACTTGTGGGACCGAGAACAGATCAAGGCTCTTGCCAAGAGGGTCAAGCAGGACATCGGTAGGGTCGACGTGCTCGTCACCTGTGCGGGAAACTCCGAGCAAGGGATCTTCGACACCGTCAGTCGCACGCTGATGAGCCACTATTGG ACGGTGCTGGCATTCCTGCCGTCCATGCTGCATCGAGAAAGAGCTCACGTTATTGGAATTACGCCAACCGTCTCGACAAAGGACGCTTACATGAGCTCGAAAGCTGCGGTCGCAG GTCTGATCGAGAGCCTGGGACAGCAATTTAGCGGGCGGAACAATAGACTGACTTTCATGACTGTTGCGCCTAAGGCTGAGCCGAG TTTACTTCGGCAGAGCGAGGAGGAAATCGCCAGAGAAGTGGTTCGAGCTGTTCAGAGAGATCTGCCCTGTCTGAGCATGAGTTGGGGTTCGAAACTGTTCTATCGATACAG TTGTAGACTGTACGACGGGATCACGACTGTCACGAGGTGGCTCGACACGTGA
- the LOC116415698 gene encoding uncharacterized protein LOC116415698: MSFVFGKGSIRIFKTTDEEFRLREIYGDGNCMFRAISFILWGTENRHRQLRSLVVNHIEDTWRELRPYVLAEWNVSSPSVYANFMGADGTFASELECVVATKLKRLNLAIYRRADTTGNLRCILESRQFSNRRVKTANLLFSGKNEYGHYDVLLPKR; this comes from the exons ATGAGTTTCGTGTTTGGCAAAGGATCGATACGGATCTTCAAGACAACGGATGAGGAATTTCGCTTGCGCGAAATCTACGGCGACGGAAATTGTATGTTTCGCGCCATCAGCTTCATCCTTTGGGGAACGGAAAATCGTCACAGGCAACTGCGCTCTTTG GTCGTAAACCACATCGAGGACACCTGGCGTGAGTTACGTCCCTACGTCCTAGCCGAATGGAACGTCTCGAGTCCTTCGGTCTACGCGAACTTCATGGGCGCCGACGGAACTTTCGCCAGCGAGCTCGAGTGCGTCGTCGCAACGAAACTCAAACGATTGAACCTCGCGATTTATCGACGCGCCGACACGACCGGCAACCTCAGATGCATCTTGGAGAGCCGTCAGTTCAGCAACAGGCGCGTCAAGACGGCCAATCTCCTGTTCAGCGGGAAAAACGAATATGGACATTACGACGTTCTGCTGCCGAAGAGATGA
- the LOC100117394 gene encoding uncharacterized protein LOC100117394, producing MGFCSKRHFLLTICTLQLITTIERQVFDFLGFMWVPILVNFFNIIFVILGFFGAFQYRPKYIISYCVWNVLWLGWNIFLTCFYLSAGVLDKNSDLLNLGTGSFSWWHVNGPGCKPDHNKTGPDQLDVYRPVRPDRVTGCVLDYEVIEILHSSTQCLLAVMAVIGGICLSRVFMEEDDSFDFVGGGDFGMAGHTPLHPMYVSYSALPPPAYTPNKHSAGSDSYYYPTNTATTSGSHRSSSNTLISPLPPRLPPKTTDAFSNNHQHHQHQHSELPPPLPPSKKVQKPPAPPPGRASMLITAPPDPRARVLENPLNSLNSSLQRQTIDYADYSNPIDQLPTVEPIYHQRRPLDYDTLESHSPNLSFNRQQRYQRNASGARQTPPVTYSPLMRSRQINRAGSGNTGTGSSGRQNRNSYRPRVYADHIREQQPPPLPEPRLRSFHSDPRLSVEEQELNAANAGQRDDQARRRGDGRPLSMFVNNYYSEIISNEHVIVNNIDIEHERKRIRTISNPQNPNCKNHSYVLSTNPARIPKTTTSHLVDKDSWNIPFGAAEQIRKKKKKQPRPLYSIEYSQPEPPVVQDESVSPKPMTPRRVKRRSVISRDGTRRSTNSRRSSVRQSRRKNPVNRIMEHQESLYANTPPIVGNLTNQNVNSLSHGTLNYDRISGHWDRGNPAPPNWQPDTMNLAASSPNIWSGDPNAYPAVISGNLGASTNWESASSTRNLAESWQQPPPQLPVIPSTEIVSPMQWQGQSNPSFQQTSTQSLNGEDLDDLYGNRPASARSSYSNYHGVRATPQVPSRTDIVRQSQRQFVLSGPPAYQDTVI from the exons ATGGGGTTCTGCAGCAAGAGGCATTTTCTGCTGACGATATGCACCCTACAGCTC ATAACAACCATAGAGCGACAAGTCTTTGACTTCCTGGGGTTTATGTGGGTGCCGATACTGGTCAACTTTTTCAACATAATCTTTGTTATTCTTGGATTTTTTGGAGCCTTCCAGTATCGACCTAAATACATCATATCG TACTGCGTGTGGAACGTCCTCTGGCTTGGTTGGAACATATTCCTGACGTGCTTCTATCTCAGCGCTGGAGTCTTGGACAAG AATAGCGACCTGCTGAATCTGGGAACTGGCAGTTTCTCCTGGTGGCACGTCAACGGACCAGGATGCAAGCCCGACCACAATAAGACTGGACCAGACCAGCTGGATGTCTACAGGCCTGTTCGCCCGGATCGAGTGACCGGCTGCGTCTTAGATTACGAAGtcattgaaattttacattcGTCGACCCAATGCCTGCTGGCG GTCATGGCGGTCATCGGTGGAATTTGCCTGAGTCGAGTTTTCATGGAAGAAGATGACAGCT TTGACTTTGTCGGAGGTGGTGACTTCGGCATGGCAGGCCACACGCCGCTGCATCCCATGTACGTTAGCTACTCGGCTCTACCGCCGCCCGCCTACACGCCTAACAAACATTCCGCCGGCAGTGATAGCTACTACTATCCCACCAACACGGCCACGACCTCGGGCTCGCATCGCTCTTCCTCCAACACGCTAATATCACCGCTGCCACCGCGACTGCCGCCTAAGACCACGGACGCTTTCAGCAACAATCATCAGCACCACCAGCACCAGCACAGCGAGCTGCCACCACCATTGCCGCCGTCTAAGAAAGTGCAGAAGCCCCCGGCCCCGCCGCCAGGTCGAGCCTCGATGCTCATCACCGCGCCACCGGACCCCCGCGCCCGCGTCCTCGAGAATCCTCTCAACAGCCTTAACTCGAGCCTCCAGCGACAGACGATCGATTACGCCGACTACTCGAATCCTATAGACCAATTGCCAACCGTCGAACCGATCTACCACCAGCGTCGTCCGCTCGACTACGACACCCTCGAGAGCCACAGCCCGAATCTGAGCTTCAATCGGCAGCAGAGGTACCAGAGGAATGCCTCCGGCGCGAGACAGACACCACCCGTGACCTACAGTCCGCTCATGCGCTCCAGGCAGATTAATCGCGCCGGCTCGGGCAACACGGGCACCGGGAGTAGTGGCAGACAGAATAGGAACTCGTACAGGCCCAGGGTCTACGCGGATCACATCAGggagcagcagccgccgccgctgcccgAACCTAGGCTCCGGTCTTTCCACTCGGACCCGCGACTCTCGGTCGAGGAACAAGAGCTCAACGCTGCTAACGCCGGGCAGAGGGACGATCAGGCCCGGAGACGCGGCGACGGGAGACCGCTATCGATGTTCGTTAACAATTAC TACAGCGAAATCATTTCTAACGAGCATGTCATCGTTAATAACATCGATATTGAACATGAACGTAAAAGAATTCGAACAATCAGCAATCCACAAAATCCAaactgtaaaaatcattcCTATGTCTTATCCACGAATCCCGCACGTATCCCAAAAACCACCACCTCACATCTGGTCGACAAAGACTCATGGAATATTCCCTTTGGAGCAGCAGAGcaaattagaaaaaagaagaagaagcaacCGCGGCCCTTGTACAGCATCGAGTACTCGCAGCCGGAGCCACCAGTTGTCCAGGATGAAAGCGTGTCGCCGAAGCCGATGACACCGAGACGAGTCAAGAGAAGATCAGTCATTTCACGCGACGGCACCAGGAGATCCACCAACAGTCGACGAAGTTCCGTGAGACAGAGTAGGAGGAAGAATCCCGTCAACAGAATCATGGAACATCAAGAGAGCCTTTATGCTAATACACCGCCGATCGTTGGGAACTTGACGAACCAGAACGTCAACTCGCTGTCGCATGGGACGCTCAACTATGATAGGATATCCGGGCACTGGGACCGAGGAAATCCGG CACCTCCAAACTGGCAGCCTGACACGATGAACCTCGCGGCCTCATCTCCCAACATCTGGAGCGGCGACCCGAACGCCTACCCAGCCGTTATCTCTGGCAACCTCGGCGCCTCGACCAATTGGGAAAGTGCCAGTTCGACTCGTAACTTGGCCGAATCCTGGCAGCAACCACCTCCTCAGTTGCCTGTCATTCCTAGCACCGAGATCGTCAGTCCCATGCAGTGGCAGGGTCAGAGCAACCCGAGCTTTCAGCAGACAAGCACTCAGAGCTTAAACGGAGAGGATTTGGATGACTTGTATGGTAACAGACCTGCGAGTGCCAGGTCGAGTTACAGTAATTACCACGGAGTCAGGGCTACGCCACAGGTGCCCAGTAGGACGGACATCGTCCGGCAGAGTCAGAGGCAGTTTGTTCTCAGTGGGCCGCCGGCTTATCAGGACACGGTTATCTGA